The DNA region attCAATTCTCTGATGCCTGCTGTCTTTTAAATGTAATGCATACATATTATCAGGTGGGCGCCAAACAGCACAAAGTctgcaataaaattttggaagCACAAAATGAGGAGTAGCTGCTAAACTTGGAGCATTACTTTCTAAATCACTTCCCTGTTTCgttgaaagatatatttttaactcttttattcttttatggCTCTCTCCAATTATGTGCTCCTTTTTATCAGTACACCAACAATTACATAATTCACAATAGTATGCAGGGCGAAATGAATTACTGAAGGTACATTTGGCTTTTTTCAGAGCCCTaagtcttttaatatttataccaTTTACTAAATgggatattttaaacataaatttttgcattctcTTATGAGTTGGATTTTCCAAATGCTGTTTATGTAATGTCATAGAATCAAAAAGCAAGTTACATAATAAAcaagatattaaatttgatgaatCATCAAAAGTCACAAAGGCATACGAATCACCGACATTCTCTATCTGTCCAACCTTGATAATTTTGCTAACAAACAATTCAACTTTCTTATAACCTTTGTTGAAACAAAATGAACATCTACAGAGGGCTCTAGATAATTCACAACAGAacgtatgaaatatatttttagaaaaatgcatttttaaacaattatatgaATGACCTTCTCTTTTTTGTCTGCACATGTCTCTCAAtaacttcacaaaatatttatgaaaagatCCTTCTAAGTGAGTATTATATGCATTGAAGTTGAAGCACCGGTAGCTACACAAAAGGCAAAAATAGAGTTCGGGAAATGAATCGCTGAAATTTTCAGTGGTTTCGGCTTGTCCATTGAAAGAAATACCTGTGGCCAGTGACGCAATACAATGCTCTTCACTCTTGATATGTTGGGTTACTCTCGGATAATTACCAAACGTCACCGAGCATGGGATGCaggataatttattaaaattcctaTGATCTCCATTTTTCTCTAATTCTGTGAGAATCTCCACTTCTATTAACTCTATTGTGAGTGCATCCTGATTCATCTTGAAAATTGAATCtaccataataaaaaaattgatgaatgaatataaaatgcACATAAAATTATAGTAGTTGGAGAtgcattataatttcaattggaaaagtgtaagtaaaaaattttgtagatttgtacgcaaaatattttcttctacaTTCGACAACTACccaaaaagatttttgaatatttatagttttaataatagcTACCAACATAGATAGAAAGAATTCAacagattttacgaaataatataaatttcatgaattgtgctaaatattttat from Parasteatoda tepidariorum isolate YZ-2023 chromosome 2, CAS_Ptep_4.0, whole genome shotgun sequence includes:
- the LOC107448994 gene encoding uncharacterized protein isoform X1; protein product: MLFITQISIYSIFKMNQDALTIELIEVEILTELEKNGDHRNFNKLSCIPCSVTFGNYPRVTQHIKSEEHCIASLATGISFNGQAETTENFSDSFPELYFCLLCSYRCFNFNAYNTHLEGSFHKYFVKLLRDMCRQKREGHSYNCLKMHFSKNIFHTFCCELSRALCRCSFCFNKGYKKVELFVSKIIKVGQIENVGDSYAFVTFDDSSNLISCLLCNLLFDSMTLHKQHLENPTHKRMQKFMFKISHLVNGINIKRLRALKKAKCTFSNSFRPAYYCELCNCWCTDKKEHIIGESHKRIKELKIYLSTKQGSDLESNAPSLAATPHFVLPKFYCRLCAVWRPPDNMYALHLKDSRHQRIECFVNNLVDVEKNVINAYIDTQAREKINTSYHCKLCHFYYQELESYEQHLKSEVHKSSVMSFLNKDKNCQ
- the LOC107448994 gene encoding uncharacterized protein isoform X2, translating into MNQDALTIELIEVEILTELEKNGDHRNFNKLSCIPCSVTFGNYPRVTQHIKSEEHCIASLATGISFNGQAETTENFSDSFPELYFCLLCSYRCFNFNAYNTHLEGSFHKYFVKLLRDMCRQKREGHSYNCLKMHFSKNIFHTFCCELSRALCRCSFCFNKGYKKVELFVSKIIKVGQIENVGDSYAFVTFDDSSNLISCLLCNLLFDSMTLHKQHLENPTHKRMQKFMFKISHLVNGINIKRLRALKKAKCTFSNSFRPAYYCELCNCWCTDKKEHIIGESHKRIKELKIYLSTKQGSDLESNAPSLAATPHFVLPKFYCRLCAVWRPPDNMYALHLKDSRHQRIECFVNNLVDVEKNVINAYIDTQAREKINTSYHCKLCHFYYQELESYEQHLKSEVHKSSVMSFLNKDKNCQ